From a single Shewanella donghaensis genomic region:
- the infC gene encoding translation initiation factor IF-3, which yields MKIKRAAGRQPAPNRINDEITGVPEVRLSDIEGEAVGIVSISQAQELADEAGVDLVEISPNAEPPVCRIMDYGKFLFDKAKAQKEQKKKQKQVQLKEIKFRPGTDENDYQVKLRNLIRFLEDGDKAKITLRFRGREMAHQSLGMDLLNRIKADLETYAVVESFPKMEGRQAVMVLAPKKK from the coding sequence ATAAAGATCAAGAGAGCAGCAGGGCGACAGCCAGCCCCTAATCGTATTAACGATGAAATCACTGGTGTACCAGAAGTTCGCCTATCAGATATCGAAGGCGAAGCAGTTGGTATCGTAAGTATTTCACAGGCTCAAGAATTAGCTGATGAAGCGGGTGTAGACCTAGTTGAAATCAGTCCTAATGCTGAGCCACCGGTCTGTCGCATCATGGACTACGGTAAGTTCCTTTTTGATAAAGCGAAAGCTCAAAAAGAACAAAAGAAGAAGCAGAAACAGGTCCAGCTGAAGGAAATTAAATTCCGTCCTGGCACTGATGAAAACGACTATCAGGTAAAACTACGCAACCTGATTCGTTTTCTAGAAGATGGGGACAAAGCGAAAATTACGCTGCGTTTCCGTGGTCGCGAAATGGCACACCAAAGCTTAGGTATGGATCTTTTGAACCGTATCAAAGCAGATTTGGAAACATATGCTGTTGTTGAATCTTTCCCGAAAATGGAAGGTCGACAAGCAGTTATGGTCCTAGCACCTAAAAAGAAATAG
- the rpmI gene encoding 50S ribosomal protein L35, producing MPKMKTDKGVQKRFRKTANGFKRKQAHLRHILTKKSTKRKRHLRAKCLVAKSDVPAIARQLPYA from the coding sequence ATGCCTAAAATGAAAACAGATAAGGGTGTCCAAAAACGCTTCAGAAAAACCGCTAATGGTTTCAAGCGTAAACAGGCACACTTACGTCATATTTTGACAAAGAAGAGCACTAAGCGTAAACGTCACTTACGTGCTAAATGTTTAGTAGCCAAGTCTGATGTGCCAGCAATTGCACGTCAACTACCATACGCTTAA
- the trxB gene encoding thioredoxin-disulfide reductase yields the protein MSQARHINLLILGSGPAGYTAAVYAARANLKPVMITGMQQGGQLTTTTEVENWPGDANDLTGPALMARMQEHAEKFDTEIIFDHINEVDFSQRPYRLKGDNGEFTCDALIIATGASAKYLGLPSEEAFMGRGVSACATCDGFFYRNQKVAVVGGGNTAVEEALYLSNIASEVHLIHRRDSFRSEKILINRLMDKVANGNIILHLDQTLEEVVGDNMGVNGLKMKSTKDDSISDLDVAGVFIAIGHSPNTGIFADQLDMNYGYITVNSGLQGNATQTSIEGIYACGDVMDQHYRQAITSAGSGCMAALDAERYLDAQK from the coding sequence ATGAGTCAAGCTCGTCATATTAACCTACTAATTTTAGGTTCTGGCCCTGCTGGTTATACAGCAGCTGTTTACGCAGCACGTGCTAATTTAAAGCCTGTTATGATTACAGGTATGCAACAAGGTGGTCAACTTACTACGACCACTGAAGTTGAAAACTGGCCTGGTGATGCGAATGATTTAACCGGTCCAGCATTAATGGCAAGAATGCAGGAACATGCTGAAAAATTTGATACCGAAATTATCTTTGATCACATCAATGAAGTTGATTTTAGTCAACGTCCTTATCGTTTAAAAGGCGATAATGGCGAATTCACTTGTGATGCATTGATTATTGCAACGGGTGCTTCAGCTAAGTACCTAGGCTTGCCTTCTGAAGAAGCATTTATGGGACGTGGCGTATCTGCATGTGCGACATGTGATGGTTTCTTTTATCGTAACCAGAAAGTGGCTGTTGTTGGTGGTGGTAATACCGCAGTGGAAGAAGCGCTTTATTTAAGTAACATCGCTTCTGAAGTGCATCTAATTCATCGCCGTGACTCTTTCCGCTCTGAAAAGATTCTTATTAATCGCCTAATGGATAAAGTTGCCAACGGTAATATCATCCTTCACCTAGATCAAACGCTAGAAGAAGTTGTTGGTGATAACATGGGTGTTAATGGCTTAAAAATGAAGAGCACGAAAGACGACTCTATCTCTGATTTAGACGTTGCTGGAGTATTCATTGCAATCGGTCACAGCCCGAATACAGGGATTTTCGCAGACCAACTTGATATGAATTACGGTTATATTACTGTAAACAGCGGTCTTCAAGGTAACGCGACTCAAACCAGTATTGAAGGTATTTATGCCTGTGGTGATGTAATGGATCAGCATTATCGTCAAGCGATTACATCAGCAGGTTCTGGTTGTATGGCTGCGTTAGATGCAGAACGTTACTTAGACGCACAAAAGTAA
- the msrA gene encoding peptide-methionine (S)-S-oxide reductase MsrA, translated as MTIATFGAGCFWGVEHFFRQVNGVVAAECGYMGGNDKYQTYEQVKAGATGHAEVVQIEYDETVVSYDELLTVFWQNHNPTTLNMQGADIGNQYRSTIFTHDDAQKEIAQQSKLALTKSGKWGSKLIVTEITSVQTFHPAEEYHQNYLQKNDLPSCHISF; from the coding sequence ATGACTATAGCAACTTTTGGTGCAGGCTGTTTTTGGGGCGTTGAGCATTTCTTCAGACAAGTAAACGGTGTTGTTGCAGCAGAATGTGGTTATATGGGTGGTAACGATAAGTACCAAACTTATGAACAAGTCAAAGCTGGCGCTACAGGTCATGCTGAAGTCGTACAAATTGAATATGATGAGACTGTTGTTAGTTACGATGAGTTATTAACTGTTTTTTGGCAAAATCACAATCCAACCACGTTGAACATGCAAGGTGCTGATATCGGTAATCAATATCGCAGTACTATATTTACACATGACGACGCTCAAAAAGAGATTGCACAACAGTCTAAACTTGCACTTACAAAAAGTGGCAAGTGGGGATCGAAACTTATAGTCACTGAAATAACTTCAGTGCAAACTTTTCATCCGGCTGAAGAATATCACCAAAATTATTTACAAAAGAATGACTTACCTAGTTGCCATATCAGTTTTTAA
- the rplT gene encoding 50S ribosomal protein L20: MPRVKRGVTARARHKKVLKLAKGYYGARSRTFRVAVQAVTKAGQYAYRDRRQKKRQFRQLWIARINAASRQNGLSYSRFINGLKKASIEIDRKILADIAVFDKVVFTILVEKAKEALAK; encoded by the coding sequence ATGCCTAGAGTTAAGCGTGGTGTAACCGCTCGTGCTCGTCACAAAAAAGTACTTAAATTAGCCAAAGGTTATTACGGAGCTCGCTCTCGTACTTTCCGTGTTGCTGTTCAAGCAGTAACTAAAGCTGGTCAATATGCTTACCGTGACCGTCGTCAAAAGAAACGTCAATTCCGTCAACTTTGGATTGCACGTATCAATGCGGCCTCTCGTCAAAATGGTCTTTCTTATAGCCGTTTCATTAACGGTCTTAAAAAAGCTTCGATCGAAATCGATCGTAAGATTTTGGCTGACATCGCTGTATTCGACAAAGTTGTTTTCACAATTTTAGTTGAAAAAGCAAAAGAAGCTTTAGCTAAGTAA
- a CDS encoding GNAT family N-acetyltransferase has product MKNQLTTDRLSISIMTLDDADLLYDLDQDPNVMKYINGGVLTSRADINNIYIPRLKSYLKPVKGWGLWKVFNKNIQGHADDRDNFVGWVLIRPMGFFTETPEFDNLEIGWRFKKSAWGQGFATESAKAIIDLLIKHQLDVVKFSAIADENNVGSINIMKKLGMQFINKQQHPDVVGDAEVVLYSMEVIRT; this is encoded by the coding sequence ATGAAAAACCAATTAACAACAGACAGATTATCAATTTCTATAATGACACTTGATGATGCCGATTTGCTTTACGATTTGGACCAAGATCCTAACGTAATGAAATATATCAACGGTGGCGTGCTGACTTCTAGAGCAGACATTAATAATATTTATATCCCACGATTGAAGAGTTATTTAAAGCCAGTTAAAGGTTGGGGCTTATGGAAAGTATTTAATAAAAACATACAAGGGCATGCTGATGACAGGGACAATTTCGTAGGTTGGGTCTTGATTCGCCCTATGGGATTTTTTACAGAAACACCAGAGTTTGATAATCTTGAAATTGGCTGGCGGTTTAAGAAATCTGCTTGGGGCCAAGGCTTTGCTACAGAAAGTGCTAAAGCAATAATTGATTTATTAATTAAACATCAACTTGATGTCGTAAAGTTTTCAGCGATTGCTGATGAAAACAATGTAGGCTCAATTAATATAATGAAAAAATTGGGTATGCAGTTCATTAATAAACAACAGCATCCTGATGTAGTCGGTGATGCGGAAGTTGTTTTATACAGCATGGAAGTTATCAGGACTTAG